A genomic region of Elaeis guineensis isolate ETL-2024a chromosome 9, EG11, whole genome shotgun sequence contains the following coding sequences:
- the LOC105051096 gene encoding N-alpha-acetyltransferase MAK3, whose amino-acid sequence MAAQGAGDGGGREEPVVVFSPSEIEYVSYGGEHHLPLIMGLVDDELSEPYSIFTYRYFVYLWPNLTFLAFHKGKCVGTVVCKMGEHRNTLRGYIAMLVVIKPYRGRGIATELVTRSIRMMMESGCEEVTLEAEVTNKGALALYGRLGFIRAKRLFRYYLNGVDAFRLKLLFPRPNPTFLAMPDKNDSQNQPDHHP is encoded by the exons ATGGCGGCGCAGGGGGCCGGCGACGGCGGTGGCAGAGAGGAGCCGGTGGTAGTGTTCTCTCCGTCGGAGATCGAGTATGTGAGCTACGGCGGGGAGCACCACCTCCCGCTCATCATGGGCCTCGTCGACGACGAGCTCAGCGAGCCCTACTCCATCTTCACCTACCGCTACTTCGTTTACCTCTGGCCCAACCTCACCTTCCTC GCGTTCCACAAGGGCAAGTGCGTGGGGACGGTGGTGTGTAAAATGGGGGAGCACCGGAACACCCTTAGAGGATACATCGCGATGCTTGTCGTCATCAAACCCTATAGAGGGAGAGGCATTG CTACCGAACTTGTTACTAGGTCTATCCGCATGATGATGGAATCTGGATGTGAGGAG GTGACTCTTGAAGCAGAAGTTACAAACAAGGGAGCTCTTGCGCTGTATGGTCGCCTAGGATTCATACGGGCAAAGAGGTTGTTCCGATATTACTTGAATGGAGTGGATGCTTTCCGCCTGAAGCTATTGTTCCCTCGCCCCAATCCCACCTTTCTTGCTATGCCAGATAAAAATGATAGCCAgaaccaacctgatcaccatccaTGA